In one window of Deltaproteobacteria bacterium DNA:
- a CDS encoding ArsA family ATPase — protein sequence MRKIVMFTGKGGVGKTTTSVATALLFSQHKRVLLVSTDPAGSLSNIFNVEFRDKIINVDKNLDVIELTRPVILKLWRKRFGDEVYTVVSSLFPVERDILDYLEGAPGLDEEFMLDYVLEAVKSKRYDYIVWDTAPTASTLNLLNIQYLFYSHLGEAQKLYLSLKGIFSKIKRKPEGEPLELIKNWRKLTEHVLNMLSTNASTWIVANPERLPVEQALFIGKSITKYGIELNGYILNRIFPEDVCKGNDFLKQKREQQLKWKEDLIKRADAQVKIIPEMAGDITSKDKLFTIAHMLYEEKPT from the coding sequence ATGAGAAAGATTGTAATGTTCACTGGAAAAGGAGGGGTAGGAAAAACAACAACCTCCGTAGCTACAGCTCTTTTGTTTTCTCAACACAAAAGAGTCCTTTTAGTTTCCACAGACCCTGCCGGTTCTCTATCCAACATATTCAATGTAGAATTTAGGGATAAGATAATAAATGTGGATAAAAATTTAGATGTTATAGAACTTACCCGTCCCGTTATTTTGAAATTGTGGAGAAAAAGATTTGGCGATGAGGTATACACTGTAGTTTCATCCTTATTTCCGGTAGAAAGAGACATTCTCGATTATCTGGAAGGTGCGCCCGGTTTGGATGAGGAGTTCATGCTGGATTATGTATTAGAAGCGGTAAAATCAAAAAGATACGATTATATCGTATGGGATACAGCTCCTACTGCTTCCACCTTAAATCTTTTAAATATTCAGTATCTCTTCTACTCACACTTGGGAGAAGCACAAAAACTGTATTTAAGCTTAAAGGGAATATTTTCTAAGATCAAGAGAAAACCGGAAGGAGAACCGTTAGAACTCATTAAAAATTGGAGAAAACTCACCGAACATGTTTTGAATATGCTATCCACCAATGCCTCCACCTGGATTGTAGCAAATCCGGAAAGGCTGCCTGTGGAACAGGCCCTGTTTATAGGGAAATCCATTACAAAATATGGAATAGAACTAAACGGCTACATTCTCAATCGTATATTTCCAGAAGATGTATGTAAGGGAAATGATTTTTTAAAACAAAAAAGAGAGCAACAATTAAAGTGGAAAGAGGACCTTATCAAGAGAGCCGATGCACAGGTAAAGATCATACCGGAGATGGCAGGAGATATAACCAGCAAAGATAAGCTTTTTACTATTGCTCATATGCTCTATGAAGAAAAACCCACTTGA